In the genome of Halarsenatibacter silvermanii, one region contains:
- the mgtE gene encoding magnesium transporter: MQKVSTGIYEQAIELLHEEKLEKLKQLLNDADLVELVQLMQELDSESRVVSFRLLRKDTAIKVFEKLDLELQEALIKDFAGTEAADTFKRLAPDDRVRLLDELPAGVAKRLLNQLSQEKREETSELLGYEEETAGRIMTTEYARIEEGSTVKEALEKVRSIKDHKKNILSLYVTDETRVLEGEVPLQDLVLSDPDEKVENIMKPYPVKVNTDVDQEKAARLMQEQDLVNLPVVDHENRLVGTVTVDDAAEIIEEETTEDIFEMAGLGSLRSDEATKSRTMIEGSLPQIWKVRIPYLLIALAGGLLAGGVIDGFEETLEAIAALAVFIPVIMDMGGNVGTQSSTIFARGLVLGHVNVRQFKRYFFKEMSVGLGMGLILGAASGVIAHYWQGIPGFGLTVFLSMALTITLASSLGFIIPYILFRFNFDQAAGSDPVITTLKDITALVIYFSLANLFMSHML, from the coding sequence ATGCAGAAAGTAAGCACCGGTATTTATGAACAGGCGATCGAACTTTTGCATGAGGAGAAGCTGGAAAAACTGAAGCAGCTGTTAAACGATGCCGATCTGGTCGAGCTGGTGCAGCTCATGCAGGAGCTGGATTCTGAAAGCAGGGTGGTGAGCTTCCGGCTTTTGAGAAAGGATACAGCTATCAAGGTGTTCGAAAAACTGGATCTTGAACTGCAGGAAGCGCTGATCAAGGACTTCGCAGGTACGGAAGCGGCCGACACCTTCAAAAGACTGGCTCCTGATGACAGAGTTCGGCTCCTGGATGAGCTGCCCGCAGGAGTTGCCAAGCGGCTGCTAAATCAGCTGAGTCAGGAAAAAAGAGAGGAAACTTCGGAACTTCTGGGTTATGAAGAGGAAACCGCCGGCAGAATCATGACGACGGAATATGCCCGCATAGAGGAGGGATCGACCGTAAAAGAAGCTCTCGAAAAGGTCAGATCCATAAAAGACCACAAAAAGAACATTCTCAGCCTGTATGTGACAGATGAAACTCGAGTGCTGGAGGGAGAAGTGCCCCTGCAGGATCTGGTTCTTTCCGATCCTGACGAAAAAGTTGAAAATATAATGAAGCCCTATCCTGTCAAGGTCAATACGGATGTTGATCAGGAGAAAGCTGCCCGGCTGATGCAGGAACAGGACCTGGTCAATCTGCCGGTTGTCGATCATGAAAATCGACTTGTCGGCACGGTAACTGTCGATGACGCCGCCGAAATCATCGAGGAGGAAACAACAGAGGACATCTTCGAGATGGCCGGATTGGGCTCGCTGCGCTCCGATGAAGCTACCAAAAGCCGCACCATGATCGAGGGCTCGCTGCCCCAGATCTGGAAAGTCAGAATCCCCTACTTATTGATAGCTCTGGCCGGAGGTCTTTTAGCCGGAGGGGTTATCGATGGGTTCGAAGAAACTCTGGAGGCAATAGCAGCCCTGGCTGTCTTTATTCCGGTCATAATGGATATGGGCGGCAATGTAGGCACTCAGTCATCGACCATCTTCGCCCGCGGTCTGGTTCTGGGCCACGTCAACGTGCGCCAGTTCAAACGTTACTTTTTTAAAGAGATGAGTGTAGGTCTCGGCATGGGACTGATACTGGGAGCAGCTTCAGGCGTGATAGCTCATTACTGGCAGGGGATTCCCGGCTTCGGTCTGACGGTGTTTTTGTCCATGGCGCTTACAATCACCCTTGCCAGCAGCCTCGGCTTCATAATTCCCTATATACTCTTCCGTTTCAATTTCGACCAGGCCGCCGGTTCTGATCCCGTCATAACGACGCTGAAGGATATAACCGCGCTGGTGATTTACTTTTCGCTGGCCAATCTCTTTATGAGCCATATGCTTTAA
- the pulA gene encoding type I pullulanase, which translates to MAKTSSQNDPDVSKKRTFNREKLGAFCSPKTTIFHFWVKDAQAVSISLTSREEGPAERTLDLYPLADNYWYLQLDEDLHGTYYWLEINREGRIYKAVDPWAKAVSTNSQRAIVVDTSRTDPEGWQEDSRPDCDRAVDAVIYEVHVRDFSSHPQSGMENRRQYLAFTEGGTTNSTGLSTGLDHLEELGITHVQLMPIYDFATVDDTDPEDYNWGYDPYCYNSPEGSYASNPEDLSRITELKQLIMALHDRGIGVIMDVVFNHTYHTRHSPMNLIAPGYFYRWETEYEVANGSGVGNEVATEREKVRDFILQSVTYWAEEYHIDGFRFDLMGLIDRETMFEVRDRLDEIDESMLVYGEPWYALSPNIPEKRLMVKGAQRGRRIGVFNDEFREAIKGDNDGPVPGFITGREGLEHEIKKGAVGHIPYRESLMGLADEPGESINYVSCHDNLTLWDKLKKTCPERREEVLVQLHRFAHAIIFTSQGVAFMHGGAEFLRTKYGDHNSYKSGDRVNALKWNRKTRYQETFEYIRGLIELRREHPALRLPDSQAIRENLEFLDTPEKTAAFKLGPHAGGDSWAEILIIYNGNWDWTKIGLGERKKRHVVVDESQAGLETIRSFQDVEVELSPHSAMVMHCETVR; encoded by the coding sequence TTGGCGAAGACTTCCAGTCAAAACGATCCTGATGTATCGAAAAAAAGAACGTTTAACAGAGAAAAGCTGGGGGCATTTTGCAGCCCTAAAACCACGATTTTTCACTTCTGGGTAAAGGATGCCCAGGCGGTAAGTATCAGTCTCACCTCCAGGGAAGAAGGTCCGGCCGAAAGGACTCTGGATCTTTATCCGCTGGCCGACAATTACTGGTATCTTCAGCTCGATGAGGACCTTCATGGAACCTATTACTGGCTGGAAATCAACAGGGAAGGCAGAATATACAAGGCTGTCGATCCCTGGGCTAAAGCAGTCAGCACCAACAGTCAGCGGGCGATAGTGGTCGACACCTCCAGGACCGATCCCGAAGGATGGCAGGAGGACAGCCGTCCAGATTGTGATCGGGCGGTCGATGCAGTAATTTATGAGGTGCATGTGCGGGATTTCAGCAGCCACCCCCAGTCAGGCATGGAAAACCGCCGTCAATATCTGGCTTTCACCGAGGGGGGAACCACAAATTCTACCGGCCTGAGCACCGGCCTGGATCATCTTGAAGAGCTCGGCATAACTCATGTGCAGCTGATGCCAATATATGATTTTGCCACGGTCGATGATACAGACCCCGAGGATTACAACTGGGGTTATGACCCATACTGTTATAATTCGCCCGAAGGTTCTTATGCCTCCAATCCGGAAGATCTTTCGCGCATTACCGAACTCAAGCAGCTTATCATGGCTTTGCACGATAGAGGTATAGGTGTCATAATGGACGTGGTTTTTAATCATACCTACCATACCAGACATTCCCCTATGAATCTGATCGCTCCCGGTTACTTCTACAGGTGGGAAACTGAGTATGAGGTTGCCAATGGATCAGGGGTGGGGAATGAGGTGGCGACAGAACGCGAAAAAGTACGCGATTTTATTCTGCAGTCAGTGACCTACTGGGCGGAAGAGTACCATATCGATGGGTTCCGCTTCGATTTGATGGGACTTATCGATCGAGAGACGATGTTTGAGGTGAGGGATAGGCTGGATGAGATCGATGAATCGATGCTGGTCTATGGTGAACCCTGGTATGCCCTTTCTCCCAATATTCCCGAGAAGAGGCTGATGGTCAAGGGAGCTCAGCGCGGCCGCAGAATTGGTGTTTTTAACGATGAATTTCGCGAGGCCATAAAAGGCGACAACGATGGTCCTGTCCCTGGTTTTATCACGGGCCGGGAAGGACTTGAACACGAAATCAAAAAAGGTGCGGTCGGACATATACCCTATCGAGAATCATTGATGGGACTGGCCGATGAACCCGGCGAATCGATAAATTACGTGAGCTGTCACGATAATTTAACTCTCTGGGATAAGCTGAAAAAAACCTGTCCGGAAAGAAGAGAAGAGGTGCTGGTTCAGCTGCATCGCTTTGCCCACGCCATAATTTTCACCTCCCAGGGAGTGGCCTTTATGCACGGCGGAGCGGAGTTTCTGCGCACGAAATACGGCGATCACAACTCCTACAAATCGGGAGATCGTGTTAATGCTCTCAAATGGAACCGCAAAACACGGTATCAGGAGACCTTTGAATATATCCGGGGTTTGATTGAGCTTCGGCGCGAGCACCCGGCCCTGAGGCTTCCTGACAGTCAGGCGATCCGGGAGAATCTGGAATTTCTCGATACTCCGGAAAAAACTGCAGCCTTTAAACTCGGCCCTCATGCCGGCGGGGATTCCTGGGCTGAAATACTGATTATTTACAACGGAAATTGGGACTGGACTAAAATAGGCCTGGGAGAAAGAAAAAAACGACATGTGGTGGTCGATGAAAGCCAGGCCGGCCTGGAGACCATCAGAAGTTTTCAGGATGTGGAAGTTGAACTGTCCCCGCACAGCGCTATGGTGATGCACTGTGAAACTGTAAGGTGA
- a CDS encoding macro domain-containing protein — protein MKEAERGEARLRLEQGDISRQQDVEAVVNAANARLETGGGVAGAIHSAAGPELAEEASQYAPIEPGEAVITGAHKLPNDFVIHCLGPVYGRDKPEDELLARCYRESLRLAEENEIERLAFPAISTGAFGYPKRAAAEIALQTVLEEMPELDVVRLIKFVLYSESDLELFADVLENAVREGEK, from the coding sequence ATGAAAGAAGCTGAACGCGGCGAAGCGCGGCTCAGGCTGGAACAGGGAGATATATCCAGACAGCAGGATGTTGAAGCTGTTGTTAATGCTGCTAATGCCCGATTGGAAACTGGAGGAGGAGTAGCTGGAGCCATTCATTCGGCAGCCGGGCCTGAACTGGCGGAAGAAGCCAGTCAGTATGCTCCCATAGAGCCCGGTGAAGCGGTGATCACCGGAGCCCATAAGCTCCCCAATGACTTCGTAATACACTGTCTGGGGCCGGTTTACGGCCGCGATAAACCGGAGGATGAGCTTCTGGCCAGGTGTTATCGGGAATCTCTCAGGCTGGCAGAAGAAAATGAGATTGAGCGGCTGGCGTTTCCTGCTATCTCTACCGGGGCTTTCGGCTATCCCAAACGTGCGGCGGCAGAGATAGCTCTGCAGACGGTGCTGGAAGAGATGCCGGAGCTGGATGTTGTGCGCCTGATAAAATTCGTTCTTTACAGCGAATCGGACCTCGAACTCTTTGCTGATGTTCTGGAGAATGCAGTCAGGGAGGGGGAGAAATAA
- a CDS encoding DJ-1 family glyoxalase III: MNSKIVVPLARGLEEIEAITIVDTLRRAGNDVTTAGLGNTKIEGSHQIKLQADQRLKNINARVFDGIALPGGMPGTENLKHESRVIQLVREFDATERLVAAICAAPLVLLDAGILEDRAVTSYPSFADRFSGLDYRQQRVVKDDHIITSRGPGTALDFSLEIVGYLNGPEKRAELAENMIHI, from the coding sequence TTGAACAGCAAAATTGTTGTTCCGTTGGCGCGCGGTCTGGAAGAGATAGAGGCCATCACAATTGTGGATACCCTTCGCCGGGCGGGCAATGATGTTACCACCGCCGGCCTGGGCAATACCAAGATAGAGGGTTCTCATCAGATCAAGCTGCAGGCCGATCAGCGCCTCAAGAATATAAATGCCCGTGTTTTTGATGGTATAGCTCTTCCTGGAGGCATGCCGGGAACTGAAAATTTAAAACACGAATCCCGGGTGATTCAACTGGTGAGGGAGTTTGATGCCACCGAGAGGCTGGTGGCGGCTATATGTGCAGCACCTCTGGTTCTGCTCGATGCCGGGATACTCGAAGACCGGGCGGTGACCAGCTATCCTTCCTTTGCTGACAGATTTTCCGGGCTGGATTACAGGCAGCAGCGGGTGGTGAAGGACGATCATATTATCACTTCCCGCGGACCGGGAACGGCTCTGGATTTTTCTCTGGAGATTGTTGGCTATCTCAACGGGCCGGAAAAACGGGCCGAGCTGGCGGAAAATATGATTCACATTTGA
- a CDS encoding glucose-1-phosphate adenylyltransferase, translating to MSKKEVVTMLLAGGKGTRLGVLTKNIAKPAVPFGAEYRLIDFPLSNCMNSGLNTVGVLTQYEPLVLNSYIGNGSSWDLDSRDGGVTVLPPYLSDSGGRWYQGTADAVYQNIQYIDLYDPDYVLVLSGDHIYKMDYSLMIDHHKKKDSEATIAVREVSWDEATRFGVMISDEDGRINDFQEKPDEPRSNLASMGIYVFDWPLLRDYLEADAANPESDRDFGKNIIPSLLNDDRFLYTYEFSGYWKDVGTIKSYWNGHMDLLEERKKNLNLYDRDWIICSVNPNRPPQYISETAEISNAMINKGTKVEGRVDSSVLFYGTSVARGAVVKNSVLMPNVTVEEDAYINKAIVGQNSVIRDNARVGVGENRELDVTVIGEGETITHGQTIENGSTIG from the coding sequence ATGTCCAAAAAGGAAGTAGTCACCATGCTGTTGGCCGGTGGAAAAGGCACCAGACTGGGGGTGCTGACCAAAAATATTGCCAAACCCGCCGTTCCTTTTGGTGCCGAATACCGCCTGATCGACTTTCCTCTCAGCAACTGCATGAATTCTGGGCTCAATACCGTCGGAGTTTTGACCCAGTACGAGCCGCTGGTGCTTAATTCGTATATAGGCAACGGCAGCTCCTGGGATCTTGACAGCCGCGACGGCGGGGTGACGGTGCTGCCGCCCTATCTGAGCGATTCGGGCGGACGCTGGTACCAGGGCACAGCCGATGCAGTCTATCAAAATATTCAATATATCGATCTTTATGATCCCGATTATGTGCTGGTTTTATCGGGCGATCATATTTATAAAATGGATTACTCTCTGATGATCGATCACCACAAAAAGAAAGATTCTGAGGCCACTATCGCTGTCAGGGAGGTTTCCTGGGATGAGGCCACCCGCTTCGGCGTGATGATATCCGACGAAGATGGACGCATAAATGATTTCCAGGAGAAGCCCGACGAGCCGCGCAGCAATTTAGCTTCGATGGGCATTTATGTCTTCGACTGGCCTCTTTTGCGCGATTATCTGGAGGCCGATGCCGCCAATCCTGAGTCCGATCGCGATTTTGGCAAGAATATAATACCCTCCCTGCTCAATGATGATCGTTTTCTTTACACCTATGAATTTTCCGGGTACTGGAAAGATGTGGGCACTATAAAAAGTTACTGGAATGGTCATATGGATCTGCTCGAAGAAAGGAAGAAAAATCTGAACCTTTATGACCGCGACTGGATCATCTGCAGCGTCAACCCCAACAGGCCACCGCAGTACATTTCCGAGACAGCTGAAATTTCCAACGCGATGATCAATAAAGGAACTAAAGTAGAGGGCAGGGTCGATTCTTCGGTGCTTTTTTATGGAACTTCGGTAGCCCGCGGCGCCGTGGTCAAAAATTCTGTGCTGATGCCCAATGTCACCGTAGAGGAGGATGCTTATATCAATAAAGCCATCGTGGGGCAAAACTCCGTCATCCGCGACAACGCCCGCGTGGGGGTGGGCGAGAACAGAGAGCTGGATGTGACCGTTATAGGTGAAGGCGAGACGATAACTCACGGTCAGACGATCGAAAATGGTTCGACGATAGGATAA
- the glgD gene encoding glucose-1-phosphate adenylyltransferase subunit GlgD — MDNVMGIINNNPQGISLKEITGHRSLASVPIFSRYRLIDFPLSNMVNSGITNVAIMLESRFRSLLDHIGPGKPWGLDTKRDGLFLLPPAHIYDKSQLYKGDVENFYTNKDYLHRSRQEYVIVDYPFVVCNLDYREIFDFHRSSDADITVVYKDLETLHRDSHYTTLTLDADDRVIDMKIDPDTRRNTKISLKKYVMSKDLLIELIDESVSIGQWDFEKNGIASRLSQYDVRAYPVHNYVAIIGSLSEFYRRNMEILQPDIFAELLEKEGPIYTKPKDEAATQYTPESKIKNVLAANGCYVAGEVENSILFRGVKIAEGAKVKNSIVMQKSQIKEDVVLENVITDKNVRVSPGKELKGDSSFPLIVEKGSQI, encoded by the coding sequence ATGGACAATGTAATGGGCATTATCAACAATAATCCGCAGGGAATCTCATTAAAAGAGATCACCGGCCACCGTTCGCTGGCTTCCGTTCCCATATTCAGCAGATACAGGTTGATAGACTTTCCCCTCTCCAATATGGTCAACTCAGGCATCACCAATGTGGCTATCATGCTTGAAAGCCGTTTCCGCTCACTGCTCGATCACATAGGCCCCGGCAAACCCTGGGGGCTCGATACCAAGCGGGATGGTTTATTTCTGCTGCCTCCGGCTCATATTTACGATAAATCTCAGCTCTATAAGGGAGACGTGGAAAACTTTTATACCAATAAGGATTACCTGCATCGCTCCCGCCAGGAATACGTTATAGTCGACTACCCTTTTGTGGTCTGCAATCTTGATTACAGGGAAATATTCGATTTTCACCGCAGTTCGGACGCCGATATTACCGTTGTTTACAAGGATCTGGAAACACTTCATCGAGACTCTCATTACACCACGCTGACTCTGGACGCTGATGATCGTGTTATCGACATGAAAATAGATCCCGACACGCGGCGCAATACCAAAATTTCGCTCAAAAAATACGTGATGAGCAAGGATCTCTTGATCGAGTTGATCGACGAATCCGTATCGATCGGCCAGTGGGATTTCGAAAAGAACGGAATCGCCTCCCGGCTCAGCCAGTACGATGTCAGGGCCTATCCTGTTCACAATTATGTGGCTATAATCGGTTCCCTGAGCGAATTTTACCGCCGCAACATGGAAATTCTACAGCCCGATATTTTCGCCGAGCTGCTGGAGAAGGAAGGGCCCATATACACCAAGCCGAAAGATGAGGCCGCCACTCAATACACTCCAGAATCGAAAATCAAAAATGTGCTGGCAGCCAACGGCTGCTATGTAGCCGGCGAGGTCGAAAACTCGATTCTCTTCCGCGGGGTGAAAATAGCTGAAGGAGCTAAAGTAAAGAATTCCATAGTCATGCAAAAAAGCCAGATCAAAGAAGATGTAGTGCTGGAGAATGTTATAACAGATAAAAACGTGAGAGTTTCCCCTGGCAAGGAGCTCAAAGGAGATTCGAGCTTCCCGCTGATTGTGGAAAAAGGATCGCAGATTTGA
- the glgP gene encoding alpha-glucan family phosphorylase has protein sequence MQREIDKEIEELPRIAYFCMEYGLHEDFRIYSGGLGVLAGDIMKASRENNLPLVGIGIMWSKGYTKQLIDDYGRPYDNFAAEEKNYKHVEDTGSSVTVTVEDQEIKCKIWKVEKFNNNIIYLLDANLEENGEYSEITKRLYVGSSEERIAQEIVLGIGGVKALRELDIEIDIYHFNEGHAALAGTELIREKMEEQEEPDFHQAWKKTRDEIVFTTHTPVKEGNESHPIENLERMGAFNSLNREQMEHIGNNPFNMTVAGLRLSSRANGVARLHGITARDMWNEVDDRAPIMSITNGVHRGSWVDERMYEALFDKEEISRLHQENKKELLEFIAEENDQYLDDDRLLIGFARRAASYKRPDMIFWDMDTIRPLLEDNKIQLVFSGKAHPEDNIGKDIIASIIDISERYPENVVYLEDYNIKIGRLMTRGCDVWLNNPRRPLEASGTSGMKAAMNGVLNLSTLDGWWAEACQHGINGWQFGDAYVGEGQDEHDLHALYHVLGNEVIPTYYDDREKWLMMMQYSLKTTHEKFSARRMMDDYYKMLYMI, from the coding sequence TTGCAGAGAGAAATCGATAAGGAAATAGAAGAACTGCCGAGGATAGCCTACTTCTGTATGGAATACGGATTGCACGAGGATTTCCGGATTTATTCCGGAGGTCTGGGAGTACTGGCCGGAGACATAATGAAGGCCTCCCGGGAAAACAATCTGCCCCTGGTGGGTATCGGCATCATGTGGAGTAAAGGGTATACCAAACAGCTCATCGATGATTATGGTCGTCCCTATGACAATTTTGCTGCCGAAGAAAAGAATTACAAACACGTCGAAGATACCGGAAGCTCGGTTACAGTTACCGTAGAAGATCAGGAGATTAAATGTAAAATATGGAAGGTAGAAAAATTTAACAACAATATCATCTACCTGCTCGATGCCAATCTGGAAGAGAACGGAGAGTATAGCGAAATCACCAAACGCCTCTATGTGGGTTCTTCCGAGGAGCGCATTGCTCAGGAAATAGTCCTGGGTATAGGGGGAGTTAAAGCTCTGCGCGAACTGGATATAGAGATCGACATCTATCATTTTAACGAAGGTCACGCCGCTTTAGCCGGTACTGAGCTCATTAGAGAGAAGATGGAAGAGCAGGAAGAACCGGATTTTCATCAGGCCTGGAAAAAAACGCGGGATGAAATCGTATTCACCACCCATACACCGGTAAAAGAAGGTAATGAGTCTCACCCGATAGAAAATCTCGAGCGCATGGGCGCTTTCAACAGTTTAAACCGCGAACAGATGGAACATATAGGGAATAATCCCTTTAACATGACTGTAGCGGGACTCAGACTTTCCTCCCGCGCCAACGGAGTTGCCCGCCTGCACGGCATCACCGCCCGGGATATGTGGAATGAGGTGGATGATCGCGCACCCATAATGTCGATTACCAACGGTGTTCATCGCGGCAGCTGGGTCGACGAAAGAATGTATGAGGCTCTCTTCGACAAGGAGGAGATCTCCAGGCTGCATCAGGAGAATAAAAAAGAACTGCTGGAGTTTATAGCCGAAGAAAACGATCAGTATCTCGATGACGACAGGTTGCTGATCGGATTCGCCCGCAGGGCAGCCAGCTATAAACGACCCGATATGATATTCTGGGATATGGACACGATCAGACCTCTGCTGGAAGACAACAAGATTCAGCTGGTTTTCTCCGGAAAAGCACATCCCGAGGACAATATAGGCAAGGACATCATCGCCAGCATAATAGATATTTCCGAAAGATATCCGGAAAACGTCGTTTATCTGGAGGATTATAATATCAAGATAGGCCGCCTGATGACCAGAGGCTGTGACGTGTGGCTCAACAATCCCCGTCGTCCTCTCGAAGCCAGCGGAACCTCGGGCATGAAAGCCGCCATGAACGGCGTTCTCAACCTGAGCACGCTCGACGGCTGGTGGGCGGAGGCCTGTCAGCATGGCATCAACGGCTGGCAGTTCGGTGATGCCTATGTAGGTGAGGGGCAGGATGAACACGATTTACATGCCCTCTACCATGTGCTGGGCAACGAAGTTATTCCTACCTATTATGATGACAGAGAAAAATGGCTGATGATGATGCAATACAGCCTCAAAACCACCCATGAAAAGTTCTCGGCTCGCAGAATGATGGATGATTATTACAAGATGCTCTATATGATTTAA
- the glgB gene encoding 1,4-alpha-glucan branching protein GlgB encodes MPAEPPSNYDKYLFHRGQHHRAYEFMGANPGSESGQKGTRFTVWAPNAEKVFVTGEFNDWSENSDPLSRIEESGLWTVFIFGAEPGMKYKYHIIGPGGTTRVKSDPYGFFAEKKPKTASIIRDLSDYNWNDEQWLRRRRDRDHLKEPGLIYEVHLGSWARNEEGDYLNYRQLADRLVEYLQDLNFTHVELLPITEHPFDGSWGYQTTGYYSVTSRFGEPEDFMYFVDRMHQAGIGVIIDWVPSHFCRDDHGLRLFDGTELYESADPLRAENPQWDTLNFDFAQPEVWSFLISSAIFWFDKYHVDGIRADAVSNMLYHDYGREDEEWRPNEYGGREHIDAIKFLRKMNEVVFEKYPGVLMIAEESTSWPQVTAPGYIGGLGFNLKWNMGWMNDVLNYMETDPLYRKWDHNKLTFSIMYAFSENFVLPLSHDEVVHGKKSLVDKMPGDYWQKFANLRLLYSYMLAHPGKNLLFMGGEFGQFIEWNFRQELDWFLLEYEKHEQMQKMVKELNGIYQNHPPLWQLDHEEEGFEWIEANDHEQSAISFFRRDEEGRPILAVCNFTPVPRDDYRIGVPEQGNYAVIFDSDAEKYGGSGYLQQSSFSSQPQEWHGLEHSLAVNLPPLAVIYLKPETG; translated from the coding sequence ATGCCTGCCGAACCCCCCAGCAATTATGACAAATACCTTTTTCACCGCGGCCAGCACCACCGGGCCTATGAATTTATGGGTGCCAACCCGGGCAGCGAGTCCGGCCAAAAGGGGACCCGTTTCACCGTCTGGGCTCCCAATGCGGAAAAAGTTTTCGTAACCGGTGAATTCAACGACTGGTCCGAAAATTCCGATCCCCTCAGCCGCATCGAAGAGAGCGGCCTCTGGACCGTTTTCATTTTTGGAGCTGAACCAGGGATGAAATATAAATATCACATAATCGGTCCCGGCGGCACCACCCGAGTTAAATCCGACCCCTATGGCTTTTTTGCCGAGAAGAAACCGAAGACAGCCTCGATAATAAGAGATCTTTCGGATTATAACTGGAATGATGAACAGTGGCTGCGCCGGCGCAGAGATCGCGACCATCTCAAAGAGCCCGGATTGATTTACGAGGTGCATCTCGGCTCCTGGGCCCGGAACGAAGAAGGTGATTATCTCAATTATCGTCAGCTTGCCGACAGGCTGGTGGAGTATCTGCAGGACCTTAACTTCACCCACGTGGAGCTTCTTCCTATAACCGAACATCCCTTTGACGGTTCCTGGGGCTATCAGACCACGGGCTATTATTCCGTGACCAGCCGTTTTGGAGAGCCCGAAGATTTTATGTATTTTGTCGATCGCATGCATCAGGCAGGAATCGGAGTGATAATTGACTGGGTGCCGAGCCATTTCTGCCGCGATGATCACGGTCTGAGGCTTTTTGACGGCACCGAACTATACGAGAGTGCTGATCCTCTGCGGGCAGAAAACCCTCAGTGGGACACCCTGAATTTCGATTTTGCCCAGCCTGAAGTCTGGAGCTTTTTGATCTCCAGCGCCATTTTCTGGTTCGACAAATATCATGTAGACGGAATCAGAGCAGATGCCGTCAGCAATATGCTTTACCATGATTACGGCCGCGAGGATGAAGAATGGCGCCCCAACGAGTACGGAGGACGGGAACATATAGATGCCATCAAATTCCTGCGGAAGATGAATGAAGTGGTATTCGAAAAATACCCCGGCGTTTTGATGATTGCGGAAGAGTCGACCTCCTGGCCCCAGGTTACAGCTCCGGGATATATCGGCGGTCTGGGTTTTAACCTGAAGTGGAATATGGGCTGGATGAATGATGTGCTGAATTACATGGAAACAGATCCCCTTTACCGAAAATGGGATCACAACAAACTCACCTTCTCCATCATGTATGCTTTCTCGGAAAATTTTGTTCTGCCCCTTTCTCACGATGAGGTCGTGCACGGCAAAAAATCCCTGGTCGATAAGATGCCGGGAGATTACTGGCAGAAATTTGCCAACCTGAGACTTCTCTACTCCTATATGCTGGCCCATCCCGGTAAAAACCTGCTCTTTATGGGCGGCGAATTCGGGCAGTTCATAGAGTGGAATTTCCGTCAGGAGCTGGACTGGTTTCTGCTCGAATACGAAAAACACGAGCAGATGCAGAAGATGGTCAAAGAGCTCAATGGAATCTATCAAAACCATCCTCCACTCTGGCAGCTGGATCATGAGGAGGAAGGATTCGAATGGATCGAGGCCAACGATCATGAGCAGAGCGCGATCAGCTTTTTCCGGCGCGATGAAGAAGGCCGACCGATTTTGGCCGTCTGCAATTTCACGCCTGTGCCCAGAGATGATTACAGAATTGGAGTCCCTGAACAGGGTAACTATGCCGTGATTTTCGACAGCGATGCAGAAAAATACGGCGGCAGCGGCTATTTACAGCAATCCTCTTTTTCCAGCCAGCCGCAGGAATGGCACGGGCTCGAACATTCGCTGGCAGTAAATCTGCCGCCCCTGGCCGTAATTTATCTCAAACCCGAGACCGGATAA